The Arachis ipaensis cultivar K30076 chromosome B07, Araip1.1, whole genome shotgun sequence genome includes a window with the following:
- the LOC110264870 gene encoding uncharacterized protein LOC110264870 has product MVDDYPSTSTTTALVFTNRLLGDINDILLQHRKQITQYDLPALTHENDNENSILRVIQEELSIEVPQKDLCSIERLNNDQSKAFKCIMNTIDRRESGVFFIDGPGGAGKTFLYRAIIAELRNKGHIVLVTASSGIAATLLPGGRTAHSRFKIPINAEPSSICNISKQSDLAKLIRQTTAIIWDEALMANKESVQSLDRTLRDILANGMPFGGKVMVMGGDFHQVPPVVPKGSKSQIISASIVKSHL; this is encoded by the coding sequence ATGGTGGATGATTATCCGTCAACCAGCACTACAACAGCCTTAGTGTTCACAAATCGGCTACTCGGGGATATAAATGATATACTCCTTCAGCATAGAAAACAGATTACACAATACGATTTGCCAGCTCTAACTCATGAAAATGACAATGAAAACTCGATACTCAGAGTTATCCAAGAAGAACTGTCAATCGAAGTACCCCAGAAAGACCTGTGTTCCATAGAAAGATTGAACAATGACCAATCTAAAGCTTTCAAGTGCATTATGAATACAATTGATCGAAGAGAAAGTGGAGTGTTCTTTATTGATGGGCCAGGAGGAGCAGGCAAAACATTTCTTTACAGAGCTATAATTGCAGAATTGAGAAATAAGGGTCATATTGTCTTGGTAACTGCATCATCAGGAATAGCTGCAACATTATTGCCTGGGGGTCGAACAGCTCATTCTAGGTTTAAGATCCCAATTAATGCAGAACCATCATCCATTTGCAACATAAGCAAACAATCAGATCTTGCAAAGCTAATTAGACAAACAACGGCAATCATCTGGGATGAAGCACTAATGGCAAATAAAGAATCAGTGCAATCATTAGACCGCACTCTAAGAGACATATTAGCAAACGGTATGCCATTTGGTGGAAAAGTAATGGTGATGGGAGGAGATTTCCACCAAGTACCGCCTGTCGTACCAAAAGGCAGTAAGTCACAAATAATTTCAGCTTCTATAGTTAAGTCTCATTTATGA
- the LOC107606759 gene encoding uncharacterized protein LOC107606759, with product MRPRFLQLYIYDTEHELQNRMLENTQLHETLVFKLQQLLHRYNPFLHVFRQLAQRSDVHECSLVIRERPANQPQYSLPTASQVQTHTGSLRRIQKFVGYYDPLQYPLLFPFGTHGWDINTRSQSGGKVSCRTYNSYMLQIRPDDHSTVLQAGRLLQQYVVDNYVKIETEKLRWVQTRQKKLQAELYQGLQDALHTGETNVENVGRKRTILPSSFIGSHRDMTQRYEDGMTIVLKEGKPDIFLTMTCNPSWTEITSELNPVQTPQDRPNLTTRIFRAKFEQLKEDVITKGVLEKVKSYIYVTEFQKRGLPHVHILLILENNDKLIDPEHYDSLVRAEIPSKEVEPHLYDAVLKHMIHGPCETLNQSSPLPINQNITVDNSWVVPYNPWLLLKYDCHINVEICSSIKSIKYLYKYCYKGPDWVAMEVHNGSNVDEVQQFVDARWITAPEACWRIFKFNLYRMYPSVERLQIHLPNQHQVSFYDHQTIPEILNDDYFSRIMLTEFFALNR from the exons ATGCGACCACGTTTTTTGCAACTGTACATATATGATACTGAGCACGAGTTGCAGAATAGGATGCTGGAGAACACACAACTACATGAAACATTGGTTTTCAAGTTACAACAATTGCTACACCGGTATAATCCTTTTCTCCATGTATTTCGCCAGCTTGCACAACGGTCAGATGTACATGAGTGTAGTTTGGTCATTAGAGAGCGACCTGCTAATCAGCCACAATATAGTCTTCCAACTGCGTCGCAG GTGCAAACTCATACTGGTAGCCTACGAAGGATTCAGAAATTCGTTGGCTATTACGATCCACTACAATATCCTCTTCTTTTTCCATTTGGAACTCATGGATGGGATATCAATACTCGAAGTCAAAGTGGTGGCAAAGTATCATGCCGAACATATAATAGCTATATGCTCCAG ATCCGTCCCGATGATCATTCTACCGTATTGCAAGCAGGGCGACTACTACAACAATATGTTGTTGATAACTATGTAAAAATTGAAACTGAAAAGTTAAGATGGGTTCAAACTAGACAGAAGAAATTACAGGCTGAATTATACCAAGGCTTACAAGATGCCTTGCACACAGGAGAAACCAATGTAG AAAatgttggaagaaaaagaacaataTTACCATCGTCGTTCATTGGTAGCCATCGCGACATGACCCAACGATATGAAGATGGAATGACGATTGTTCTTAAAGAGGGCAAGCCAGATATTTTTCTCACAATGACATGCAATCCATCTTGGACTGAAATAACTTCAGAACTCAACCCAGTTCAAACTCCACAAGATCGTCCAAATCTAACAACAAGAATTTTTCGAGCCAAATTTGAACAGCTGAAAGAGGATGTAATTACTAAGGGTGTCTTGGAAAAGGTGAAGAGCTATATTTATGTCACTGAGTTTCAAAAAAGAGGGTTGCCACATGTACATATATTACTAATCTTAGAAAACAATGACAAGTTAATTGACCCGGAACATTATGATAGTTTGGTACGTGCAGAGATACCATCTAAAGAAGTAGAACCACACCTATATGATGCAGTGCTAAAACATATGATTCATGGTCCTTGCGAAACACTTAATCAATCTTCACCCT TACCAATTAACCAAAATATCACAGTTGACAATAGCTGGGTAGTTCCGTACAACCCATGGCTACTACTAAAGTATGATTGCCATATTAATGTTGAGATATGTAGTAGTATCAAGAGTATAAAGTATCTCTACAAGTATTGCTACAAGGGTCCAGACTGGGTTGCAATGGAAGTTCACAACGGTTCTAATGTTGATGAGGTCCAACAGTTTGTTGATGCAAGATGGATCACTGCTCCAGAGGCATGTTGGAGAATATTTAAATTTAACCTTTACCGAATGTATCCATCAGTGGAAAGGTTACAAATTCATTTGCCAAATCAACATCAAGTGAGCTTCTATGATCACCAAACCATTCCTGAAATACTTAATGATGATTATTTCTCTAGAATAATGCTCACTGAATTCTTTGCCCTAAATCGTTAG
- the LOC107609274 gene encoding outer envelope protein 80, chloroplastic — protein MPRNDDIRFISSSIRIPPPPKPLKRCPFETARSHIAQLVRSFNTHSNELTRSVLLCCATLSLTGKRRPSSPILCSASLSLAESTQPQETQLKGISSPSSSSPASVRQSEERVLISEVLVRNKDGEELERKDLEAEALQALKACRANSALTVREVQEDVHRIINSGYFCSCMPVAVDTRDGIRLVFQVEPNQEFKGLVCEGANVLPAKFLEDSFRDGYGKVINLRRLDEAISSINGWYMERGLFAMVSAVEILSGGILRLQVSEAEVNNISIRFLDRKTGEPTIGKTKPETILRQITTKKGQVYSMLQGKRDVETVLTMGIMEDVSIIPQPADTGKVDMVMNVVERPSGGFSAGGGISSGITTGTLNGLIGSFAYSHRNVFGRNQKLNISLERGQIDSIFRINYTDPWIQGDDKRTSRTIMIQNSRTPGTMVHGDRDGNIILTIGRITGGIEFSRPIRPKWSGTAGLLFQHAGVRDDKGVPIIKDQYSSPLTASGNNYDDTLLAKVETVYTGSGDHGSSMFALNMEQGLPVLPEWLSFTRVNARARKGIEIGPARLNLSVSGGHVVGNFPPYEAFAIGGTNSVRGYDEGAVGSGRSYVIGSGEISFPMFGPVEGVLFSDYGTDLGTGPSVPGDPAGARFKPGSGCGCGFGIRVDSPLGPLRLEYAFNDKKDKRFHFGVGYRN, from the exons ATGCCTCGAAACGATGACATTCGCTTCATTTCTTCCTCGATTAGAATCCCACCTCCTCCCAAACCCCTAAAGAGATGCCCCTTCGAAACCGCACGTTCTCACATCGCTCAACTCGTTCGCTCCTTCAACACTCACTCCAACGAGTTGACTCGTTCCGTACTCCTATGCTGCGCCACGCTCTCCCTCACCGGCAAAAGGAGACCGTCCTCTCCGATTCTCTGCTCCGCTTCGCTGTCACTTGCCGAGTCGACTCAGCCGCAGGAAACTCAGCTCAAGGGGATATCTtcgccttcttcttcttctcctgctTCGGTTCGACAGAGCGAAGAGAGGGTTCTGATAAGCGAGGTGCTGGTTCGGAACAAGGACGGCGAGGAGCTCGAGAGGAAGGACCTTGAGGCGGAGGCGCTGCAAGCGCTAAAAGCATGTCGAGCGAACTCGGCTCTTACGGTGCGTGAGGTGCAAGAAGATGTGCATCGCATCATCAACAGTGGCTACTTCTGCTCCTGCATGCCCGTTGCGGTTGACACGCGCGATGGTATTCGATTGGTGTTTCAG GTAGAACCAAATCAAGAGTTCAAAGGGTTGGTGTGTGAGGGAGCTAATGTTCTTCCGGCTAAGTTCTTGGAGGATTCCTTTCGAGATGGATATG GGAAAGTTATCAACCTGAGGCGGTTGGATGAAGCAATTTCTTCCATCAATGGCTGGTATATGGAGCGTGGTCTTTTTGCTATG GTTTCAGCAGTTGAGATTCTCTCAGGGGGTATTCTGAGATTGCAAGTGTCAGAGGCTGAGGTCAACAATATCTCCATACGGTTTCTGGACAGGAAGAC AGGTGAGCCCACTATAGGGAAGACAAAACCAGAAACAATACTGAGGCAAATTACAACCAAGAAGGGGCAG GTTTACAGCATGCTTCAGGGAAAAAGAGATGTGGAGACTGTACTAACTATGGGGATAATGGAAGATGTTAGCATTATTCCTCAACCAGCAG ATACAGGGAAGGTTGACATGGTGATGAATGTGGTCGAACGACCTAGTGGGGGATTTTCTGCTGGTGGTGGAATATCAAGTGG GATTACAACTGGTACACTGAATGGACTCATTGGAAG CTTTGCCTATTCTCATAGGAATGTGTTTGGGAGAAACCAGAAACTCAATATTTCCTTAGAGAGGGGTCAGATTGACTCAATTTTTCGTATAAACTACACAGACCCTTGGATTCAAGGAGACGATAAACGAACATCCAGAACAATAATGATTCAG aATTCAAGAACTCCTGGGACAATGGTTCATGGTGACCGGGATGGCAACATTATCCTGACCATTGGCCGCATCACAGGTGGTATAGAGTTTAGTCGACCAATCAGACCAAAATGGAGTGGCACGGCAGGACTTCTTTTCCAG CATGCTGGAGTTCGTGATGACAAAGGGGTTCCTATCATCAAGGATCAATACAGCAGTCCTCTTACCGCAAG TGGCAATAATTATGATGACACATTGCTCGCTAAAGTTGAGACTGTTTACACTGGTTCGGGTGACCATGGATCTTCAATG TTTGCCCTTAACATGGAGCAGGGGCTTCCTGTTTTGCCTGAATGGCTATCCTTTACTAGGGTAAATGCACGGGCTAGGAAGGGCATTGAGATAGGTCCTGCTCGCCTTAACTTAAG TGTTTCTGGTGGTCATGTGGTGGGAAATTTCCCTCCCTATGAAGCATTTGCAATTGGTGGAACAAACAGCGTGAGAGGCTATGATGAAGGTGCAGTGGGCTCCGGTAGATCATATGTTATTGGCTCTGGAGAAATTTCTTTCCCAATG TTTGGGCCGGTAGAAGGTGTTCTATTTTCTGACTACGGAACTGATCTTGGAACAGGCCCAAGTGTCCCTG GTGACCCTGCCGGTGCAAGGTTCAAGCCCGGAAGCGGATGTGGTTGTGGATTTGGTATCCGTGTGGACTCACCTTTGGGTCCGTTGCGCCTTGAGTATGCCTTTAATGACAAGAAAGACAAGAGGTTTCACTTCGGAGTTGGCTACAGAAACTGA